The Paraburkholderia sabiae genome includes a region encoding these proteins:
- a CDS encoding LacI family DNA-binding transcriptional regulator encodes MSQTAKAPRSRRSTNRVTMDDVAARARVSASSVSLFLRNPEAVSPRIAPRIKQAIDVLGYVPNLLAGSLAAARTRAIGVVVPSLGNAFFSATVAAMQKEFDRHGYQLLLGATEYQPGREADLVRTFLSWSPTALVVTGCRHDDETRALLRSARAPVAEMWELGEQPFDLQVGFSHHAAGEAVARHMLEIGARRVAFIGARMDSDVRARQRCEGFARTMLKAGIEVHVEDAPGDASPKAGAHALADILQRMPEIDAIACSNDVIALGVLFEAQRRGIAVPQQLRVAGFGDLPFSEECVPPLTTVQPRATEIGLRIAQELMERAELPEADKEPRIVDVGFELVVRASTLSANTRQDA; translated from the coding sequence ATGTCTCAGACAGCCAAGGCACCGCGCTCCCGGCGCAGCACCAACCGCGTCACGATGGATGACGTCGCCGCCCGCGCACGCGTGTCCGCCAGTTCTGTTTCGCTGTTTCTGCGCAATCCCGAGGCCGTGTCGCCACGCATCGCGCCGCGCATCAAGCAGGCCATCGACGTGCTCGGCTACGTGCCCAATCTGCTGGCGGGCAGTCTCGCCGCCGCACGCACGCGCGCCATCGGCGTCGTCGTGCCGTCGCTCGGCAATGCGTTCTTTTCGGCGACGGTCGCTGCGATGCAGAAAGAGTTCGACCGCCACGGCTATCAGCTTTTGCTCGGCGCAACGGAATATCAGCCGGGCCGCGAAGCCGATCTCGTGCGCACGTTCCTGTCATGGTCGCCGACTGCGCTCGTCGTCACCGGCTGCCGTCACGACGACGAAACGCGCGCGCTGTTGCGCTCGGCGCGCGCGCCCGTCGCGGAGATGTGGGAACTCGGCGAACAGCCGTTCGATCTGCAGGTCGGTTTTTCGCACCACGCAGCGGGCGAAGCCGTCGCGCGGCACATGCTGGAGATCGGCGCGCGGCGCGTCGCGTTCATCGGCGCGCGGATGGACAGCGACGTGCGGGCGCGGCAACGCTGCGAGGGCTTCGCTCGTACGATGCTGAAAGCGGGTATCGAGGTGCATGTCGAGGACGCGCCCGGCGACGCGTCGCCGAAAGCAGGCGCGCACGCATTGGCCGACATCCTGCAACGCATGCCGGAGATCGACGCGATCGCCTGTTCGAACGATGTCATCGCGCTAGGCGTGCTGTTCGAAGCACAGCGGCGCGGCATCGCGGTTCCGCAACAGCTGCGTGTCGCCGGTTTCGGCGACCTGCCGTTCAGCGAAGAATGCGTGCCGCCGCTGACGACCGTTCAACCGCGCGCCACGGAAATCGGCCTGCGTATCGCGCAGGAACTGATGGAGCGCGCCGAATTGCCTGAAGCCGACAAGGAACCGCGCATCGTCGATGTCGGCTTCGAGCTGGTCGTGCGGGCAAGCACGCTCAGCGCCAATACACGTCAGGACGCGTAA